GTGACCCCGGCCGGACCGGCACCGACGACGCAGACTTTCTTGTTCTGGCGGGGTTTGGGTACCATCGGCGGCTGCTTGTGGTGCATCCACTCGTGGTCGGAGGCGACCCTTTTCAGCACCATGATGCTGATCGGCTCGTCGATCAGCGCCCGTCGGCAGGCCTTCTCGCAGGGGTGCGGGCAGACGCGGCCGCAGACCGACGGAATCGGCATGTTGCGGCGGATGGCGGAAAGCGATTCGTCGAAGCGGTAGTCCTTGACCTCTTCCACATAGGCAGGGATGTCGATATGCGCCGGGCACTTGTCCATGCAGGGGGCGGTGAGCTTTTCCTTGTAAGCCGCAGCATACCTGGGCTTGCGCTCGCCGCGGATATAGGCCAGATAGTCGGCGCGGAAGTGCTTGACGGTATCGAGCACCGGGATCACCGAGGTCATGCAGAGAGTGCACTTGCAGTTCTCGAGCAATGTCGCGAGGCTCTCGATGGTCGCCAGATCACTCTCCTTGCCGTTGCCGGCAACGATGCGAGCCAGCGTATCCTGCAGGATACGGGTTCCCTTCTTGCCGGGCGTACACTTGGCGCAGCAGTAGTTTTCCTGCACCCGTTTCATGTACTCGGCAGCCATGGCGACGATGTCGGTCTCGCGGTCGAGCAGCACCACGCCGTCCCAACCCATGAAGGCCCCGATCCGGCCTTCGTTCTGATAATACTCGGGCAGTTTGAGCTTGAGCGAGGCCAAGTCAGCTTCGCCGCCGCTGCGATTGTCGACGATCTTTCTGCCCCAGCTGGAAAAAGCAACCTGAGTCAACTTGACCTCCTCTGAAGTCCCCTTCTTCGCCAATCCGAAAAAAAGGACGGATGACTCTCTGAAAACAGGTAAGAGGCCCCTTCGGGCGTGCAGTTGCCCCTCGCTATTTTGTATACAGTATGCAGTTAAATACCATAAAGGGAAAGGCCAACGCAAGGAAAAATTTAACTTCGCGGCCCCGGTCAGCCGCAATAAGGGCTCGGAATGACGGCGCATTTACACGCCATCGGAAAGGGCAGGGAACCGCCGGGGTTCAGGGGAAGGGTGGGAATGGGCCGGCAAGCTTCCAGGTACCGGGATGGTAGCGGTCCCCCCCCTGGTACTGCCACTCCTGGCGCAGGCGAATTTTTTTCACCGTGATGGATGGGATCAGATAGTACTCGAGGGTAAGCGTGGTGTGCACCTGGCGGCCGGCTTCACCGAAATCGGCCGACTCCAGTTGCACATCGACGATGTGCAGATCGTCCAGGGCTGAAAATCGCTGCAGGAAATCTTCCCGCTCGGTATCGGGGAGGTAGGCTGCGACCTGCTGGTAATCGCGCCAGCGGAGCCGTTCGACGTAGTCCTTCAAGACGGGCTGGAACTCTTGCTGTGGCCGCGCCGCCAGGCCGCAGCCGACCAGCAGCAGCCCCATCAACAGAACAACCGACCAGCGGTTGAGGACGGGCAACATACGGCGACCTCCCTTGCAAGTTAACGAACCTCGGTTAAAATTGCTTTTCCGCCATGCAGTTCACCGTCAAGGAGTGCCCGATGAAGAGGATCGAAATTTACACCAAGAGCTACTGCCCCTTTTGCCAGCGAGCCAAGGAACTGCTGCGCATCAAGGGGGTAGGATTCCTCGAGCACGACGTCACCACCGACCCCCTGCGGGAGCGGGAGATGCGGGAGCGCTCGGGGCGGACCACCGTCCCCGAGATTTTTGTCGACGACGCCCTGCTGGGCGGC
This genomic stretch from Desulfuromonadales bacterium harbors:
- the grxC gene encoding glutaredoxin 3; the encoded protein is MKRIEIYTKSYCPFCQRAKELLRIKGVGFLEHDVTTDPLREREMRERSGRTTVPEIFVDDALLGGCDDLFDLDEKGELDRLLGLNGESSR